In a genomic window of Sulfurisphaera tokodaii str. 7:
- a CDS encoding Lrp/AsnC family transcriptional regulator yields MELSEIDKKLIMELEYHFPFNEKPFSEISERLGISEEEIIKKTKELLSNEIIKRVGMYVNFRAKGMEGALIAAEIPIENLEKYRKITLAIKELTHNYIRNHPKYNVWFVLKAESKDKLKENVKKILEESNGRDYVILFSKKTLKLSVKYDIIRGVSYSEPEEIHEKIPTAEELGIPKELLKDLSLPLQITSRPFRNIAEKYNMKESELVELIKELKEKGVIKDYGATVNGDKVGIKENAMMLVNSDDIESSCYNLAKNLKEATHVVLRESDKKWDYLCYAMIHGANKKIIFEVAKKGVEITKAKSYMLLFSLDNLKPGIVI; encoded by the coding sequence ATGGAGCTATCAGAAATCGATAAGAAGCTTATAATGGAGCTTGAATATCATTTTCCCTTTAATGAGAAACCTTTTAGTGAAATCTCAGAAAGGCTTGGAATTTCTGAAGAAGAGATTATAAAGAAAACTAAGGAATTACTGAGTAATGAGATTATAAAAAGAGTAGGGATGTATGTAAACTTTAGAGCTAAAGGAATGGAAGGGGCTCTAATAGCTGCTGAGATACCAATAGAAAATTTGGAAAAATATAGAAAAATTACATTAGCTATAAAAGAACTTACTCATAATTATATTAGAAACCATCCAAAATATAATGTTTGGTTTGTATTAAAAGCTGAAAGCAAAGATAAATTGAAAGAAAATGTGAAAAAGATTTTAGAAGAAAGTAATGGTAGAGATTATGTGATTCTGTTCTCTAAAAAAACTCTTAAACTTAGCGTAAAATATGATATAATAAGAGGTGTTTCATATAGCGAACCAGAAGAAATTCACGAAAAAATACCTACAGCTGAAGAATTAGGTATTCCGAAAGAGTTATTGAAAGACCTTTCACTTCCATTACAGATTACTTCAAGACCGTTCAGAAATATAGCCGAAAAATATAATATGAAAGAGAGTGAATTAGTAGAACTAATAAAAGAACTTAAAGAAAAAGGAGTTATTAAAGATTATGGAGCAACAGTAAATGGCGATAAAGTAGGAATTAAAGAGAATGCCATGATGCTAGTTAATTCAGATGATATAGAATCCTCTTGTTACAACTTAGCTAAAAATCTAAAGGAAGCTACACATGTTGTATTAAGAGAATCGGATAAAAAATGGGACTATTTATGCTATGCTATGATCCATGGAGCAAATAAAAAAATAATATTTGAAGTTGCAAAAAAAGGAGTCGAAATTACTAAAGCCAAGAGTTATATGCTACTATTTAGCTTAGATAATTTGAAACCTGGTATTGTAATTTAG
- the cyaB gene encoding class IV adenylate cyclase, translating to MKHIEREIKIKLISPNIEELEKILNIKYKLFNEEHQIDIYYNSPVRDFRKTDEALRLRLVNNEVELTYKGPKLSSESKSREEITVKIDNLDSMDLILQRLGFIKVLKIEKIRKNYKINNFTVSLDRVFDLGDFVEIEGIDITDEELINFVNNFLKEYNIEGEKTLKSYLELLVDKLEKESNSNTY from the coding sequence ATGAAACATATTGAGAGAGAAATAAAAATAAAATTAATCTCTCCAAACATTGAAGAATTGGAAAAAATATTAAATATTAAGTACAAACTATTTAATGAAGAACATCAAATAGATATATATTATAATAGTCCAGTAAGAGATTTTAGAAAAACTGACGAAGCTTTACGTCTTAGATTAGTTAATAATGAAGTAGAATTAACATATAAAGGACCTAAACTCTCATCTGAGTCAAAATCAAGAGAAGAGATAACTGTTAAGATAGATAACCTAGATTCTATGGATTTAATTCTACAGAGACTAGGGTTCATTAAAGTTTTAAAAATAGAAAAAATAAGAAAAAATTATAAGATTAATAATTTTACTGTATCTCTAGATAGAGTATTTGACTTAGGAGATTTCGTTGAGATAGAAGGAATAGACATCACTGATGAGGAACTAATTAATTTCGTAAATAACTTTTTAAAAGAGTATAATATTGAGGGAGAAAAAACACTTAAGTCCTACCTTGAATTATTAGTTGATAAACTTGAGAAAGAGTCAAATAGCAATACTTACTGA
- a CDS encoding DUF99 family protein: MRKQLLRQFLKKIVKLLVSGIDDGYFPLKYKGRNGRTVMLSVVFKDYDIIDIDFDFIIVDGDDGTSVLNSLQTGDVCILDGLTFGGFNFVNPSELKSKYIIFYSSKPNIFKITRALDRHFNDERRDIIINVISNLTRVSTLRGDVYIYTNLDLKMAKNIIEEYQVFDRIPLPLKIAHEISSSLSTFLLSKKII; this comes from the coding sequence ATGAGGAAACAGTTATTAAGGCAATTTCTGAAAAAGATAGTAAAATTGCTAGTCTCTGGGATAGATGATGGATACTTTCCTTTAAAATATAAGGGCAGAAACGGCCGTACGGTAATGTTATCAGTAGTTTTTAAGGATTATGATATAATTGACATAGATTTTGATTTTATAATTGTAGATGGTGATGATGGCACTTCTGTTTTGAATTCCTTACAAACTGGTGATGTATGTATATTAGATGGATTAACCTTTGGTGGATTTAATTTTGTAAATCCTAGTGAATTAAAAAGTAAATATATTATATTTTATTCATCTAAACCAAATATATTCAAAATTACTAGAGCGTTAGATAGACATTTCAATGATGAAAGGAGAGATATCATTATAAACGTGATTTCTAACTTGACAAGAGTATCTACTTTGAGGGGCGACGTTTACATATATACAAATTTAGATCTAAAAATGGCAAAAAATATTATTGAGGAATATCAAGTATTTGATAGAATACCTTTACCACTAAAAATAGCTCATGAAATTTCAAGTAGTTTGTCTACATTTCTTTTATCTAAAAAAATCATTTAG
- a CDS encoding prephenate dehydratase domain-containing protein gives MIDPNGIYYLGPKGSFTNEVAEIFEGDKIPKRTITEVFNSITDNSIGIVPIENSIEGPVHETLDNLFKNEEIYVNYEIEKEIKLVLAVNPSVNSLNDIEVIYSHSHAINEAKETLSKYNFTNFVPVESTSTAALYASKQKYSAAICSEYAANLYNLKIILRDINDSINITRFIVISKKLIEDGDKTMVMFTVPHKPGALYKVLEKFYNNNINLTMIYSRPLKSIPWQYYFYLEFEGNIKDNKVKATLEEIRNITSMLKIKGSFTKLQYQVSNYLS, from the coding sequence ATTATTGATCCAAATGGAATTTACTATTTAGGTCCCAAAGGAAGTTTCACTAATGAGGTTGCTGAAATTTTTGAAGGAGATAAAATACCAAAAAGAACTATTACAGAAGTATTTAATAGCATAACAGATAATTCTATAGGGATAGTACCTATAGAAAATAGCATAGAAGGACCTGTTCATGAAACATTAGATAATTTATTTAAAAATGAAGAGATTTATGTGAATTATGAGATAGAAAAAGAGATAAAATTAGTTCTTGCAGTAAATCCTTCCGTTAATAGTTTAAACGATATAGAAGTTATCTATTCTCATTCTCATGCTATAAATGAGGCAAAAGAAACACTTAGCAAATACAATTTTACTAATTTTGTTCCAGTAGAAAGTACATCTACTGCAGCTTTATATGCATCTAAACAAAAATATTCTGCTGCAATATGTTCAGAGTATGCAGCTAATTTATATAATTTAAAAATTATTTTAAGAGATATAAATGATAGTATCAATATAACTAGATTTATTGTTATATCCAAAAAACTTATAGAAGACGGAGATAAAACTATGGTAATGTTTACTGTACCTCATAAACCTGGTGCATTATATAAGGTCTTAGAGAAATTTTATAACAATAACATTAATTTGACAATGATCTACTCAAGACCATTAAAAAGTATACCATGGCAATATTACTTTTACCTGGAATTTGAAGGAAATATAAAAGACAATAAAGTAAAAGCAACATTAGAAGAAATTAGAAATATAACATCTATGTTAAAAATAAAAGGTAGTTTTACTAAATTACAATACCAGGTTTCAAATTATCTAAGCTAA
- a CDS encoding NAD(P)/FAD-dependent oxidoreductase, with amino-acid sequence MFFDTIIIGAGPAGLFAAYELANLNKNDVKILLIDKGTRPLKRVCPLLSPKEKCTFCNPCHITYGIGGAGTYSSGIINLRPDIGGELHEIMRSWDKAQELIDYVDQILVKFGAPKDRYFEPNMEKVKEIQRRAAKVGAEFIPIRQRHIGTDKTPIVIENILKYIESKNVQVAELTEALEIEKKGSEFIIKTDKLGEIETKTLLVAPGRAGAKWFLEQAKKLGVDMVPGPLDIGVRVETEAFVMEDLTNAVWDPKVVMYTRKYDDKVRTFCVNPGGFVMKEVYDDGTIGVNGQTFADRKSKNINFAFLTTIKLSDPLEDTIEYGKSIARLMTRLGGEKPIIQRLIDFEKGRRSTWDRINRSTVKPTLRDVTPGDISMGLPYRVVSNIIEGLERLDNLAPGIYSSNTLLYAPEIKYYSMKAVVDSNMETVVDNLFVAGDGVGLSRGINVAAATGILAARGIAIKLGLL; translated from the coding sequence CCATTATTAAGTCCAAAAGAGAAATGTACCTTTTGTAATCCATGTCATATCACATACGGTATAGGTGGTGCTGGGACGTACAGTAGTGGCATAATAAATCTTAGGCCAGATATTGGTGGAGAGCTTCATGAAATTATGAGAAGTTGGGATAAAGCACAAGAGTTAATTGATTATGTAGATCAAATACTTGTTAAATTTGGAGCACCTAAAGATAGATATTTTGAACCCAACATGGAAAAAGTAAAGGAAATCCAAAGAAGGGCTGCTAAAGTTGGCGCAGAATTTATACCAATAAGACAACGTCATATAGGAACTGATAAGACGCCTATCGTTATTGAGAATATATTAAAATATATTGAGAGCAAAAATGTGCAAGTTGCTGAACTTACTGAAGCTCTAGAAATAGAAAAGAAAGGCTCTGAATTCATTATAAAAACAGATAAGCTAGGTGAAATAGAAACTAAAACTTTATTAGTTGCCCCAGGGAGGGCTGGGGCAAAATGGTTCCTAGAGCAAGCTAAGAAATTAGGAGTTGACATGGTTCCTGGACCTCTTGATATAGGAGTCAGAGTAGAAACAGAAGCCTTTGTGATGGAAGATTTAACTAATGCTGTATGGGATCCTAAGGTTGTTATGTATACAAGGAAGTATGATGATAAAGTAAGAACTTTCTGTGTTAATCCAGGAGGATTTGTAATGAAAGAAGTTTATGATGACGGGACCATTGGAGTTAACGGACAAACTTTTGCAGATAGAAAAAGTAAAAACATAAACTTTGCGTTCTTAACTACTATTAAACTCTCAGATCCATTGGAAGATACCATAGAATATGGTAAAAGTATTGCTAGATTGATGACCAGATTAGGAGGAGAAAAACCAATAATTCAACGTTTAATTGATTTTGAAAAAGGAAGAAGAAGTACATGGGATAGAATTAACAGATCTACTGTTAAACCTACCTTAAGGGATGTAACACCAGGAGATATAAGCATGGGATTACCATATAGAGTAGTCAGCAATATAATTGAAGGGTTAGAAAGATTAGATAATCTAGCTCCAGGGATTTACTCGTCTAATACATTGTTATATGCACCTGAAATAAAATATTATAGCATGAAAGCAGTAGTGGATAGTAATATGGAGACCGTAGTTGATAATTTATTTGTAGCCGGAGATGGTGTTGGATTATCTAGAGGTATAAATGTAGCTGCAGCAACTGGAATATTAGCTGCAAGAGGAATTGCAATTAAATTAGGTCTTTTATAA
- a CDS encoding HIT family protein — protein MDILWAPWRSKYVSEASKNKSSSCLFCDVIEKKEDKNNWIVYRGKFSFIILNAFPYNPGHLMIVPYKHVSSIEGLEEKEILEMMYFLKVSMKAIRKVYSPDGFNIGINIGRVAGAGIDQHVHIHLVPRWNGDANFMPVIGGVKVLPEILEDTYNKLKPEIEKIINEEALDL, from the coding sequence ATGGATATTCTCTGGGCTCCTTGGAGGTCAAAATATGTCTCTGAAGCTTCAAAAAATAAGTCCTCCTCGTGTTTATTTTGTGATGTAATCGAAAAAAAGGAAGATAAAAATAACTGGATCGTTTATAGGGGTAAATTCTCATTTATTATACTGAATGCGTTTCCTTATAACCCTGGACATTTAATGATTGTTCCTTATAAACATGTCAGTTCAATAGAAGGATTAGAAGAAAAAGAAATACTAGAAATGATGTATTTTCTCAAAGTAAGTATGAAAGCAATTAGGAAAGTCTATTCACCAGATGGCTTTAATATAGGAATAAATATTGGCAGAGTTGCTGGAGCGGGAATTGATCAACATGTTCATATCCATTTAGTGCCTAGGTGGAACGGCGATGCTAATTTCATGCCAGTTATAGGCGGTGTTAAAGTTCTTCCAGAGATTTTAGAAGATACCTATAATAAATTAAAGCCAGAAATAGAAAAGATAATTAATGAGGAAGCCCTCGATCTCTGA
- the ilvA gene encoding threonine ammonia-lyase, with translation MSYTKYFDEIVKIQDRIKQYIHETPIDYSKTFSDMIGAQIYLKLENLQKTGSFKVRGAFSKLTSLAEEERKKGVIAVSAGNHAQGVAYAAKVLGIKATIVMPETAPISKYQATKSYGAQVILYGKFLHESMKKAEEIIREEGSILVHPYGDLDVILGQGTLGLELLPYNPDIVVVPIGGGGLISGISIALKAKNPKTKIIGVQSSASPSLKVSKDLHRLVEIEPSFSIADGILVKSPSEITFSIIDELVDDIVLVDDEEIANAIVYLLERNKTLVEGAAAASLAALLSGKIKVAYNHKAIPVLSGGNIDLSMLSRIIDKMLFKNKRIVKVKVIVPDKPGYLNKVLSRVAQIRGNVIDVVHDRTSSDVKPGYTKIYVMFEVPSGDALSDFMYNLALDGIEAKLVE, from the coding sequence ATGTCTTATACAAAATATTTTGATGAAATAGTAAAAATTCAAGATAGAATTAAACAATATATTCATGAGACGCCTATTGATTACTCAAAAACCTTTTCTGATATGATTGGAGCTCAAATATATTTAAAGCTTGAAAATTTGCAGAAAACAGGTTCTTTTAAGGTAAGAGGAGCTTTTTCAAAATTGACAAGCCTAGCCGAAGAAGAAAGGAAAAAAGGTGTTATAGCGGTTTCCGCGGGTAATCATGCTCAAGGTGTTGCATATGCTGCAAAAGTTTTAGGAATTAAAGCAACTATAGTAATGCCAGAAACTGCTCCAATCTCAAAATATCAAGCTACAAAGTCATACGGTGCTCAAGTTATTTTGTATGGGAAATTTCTTCATGAGAGTATGAAAAAAGCTGAGGAGATTATAAGAGAAGAAGGAAGTATTCTTGTTCATCCTTACGGAGATCTTGATGTAATTTTGGGTCAAGGTACATTAGGACTAGAACTTTTGCCATATAATCCAGATATTGTTGTTGTTCCTATAGGAGGGGGAGGACTAATATCAGGAATATCTATAGCATTAAAAGCAAAAAATCCAAAAACCAAAATAATAGGTGTACAATCTTCAGCTTCTCCTTCATTAAAGGTCTCAAAAGATCTTCATAGGCTAGTAGAGATTGAGCCCTCTTTTTCGATAGCAGATGGAATTCTAGTAAAATCTCCCTCTGAAATAACGTTTAGCATAATAGATGAATTAGTGGATGATATTGTTCTTGTTGATGATGAAGAAATAGCAAATGCTATAGTATATTTATTAGAAAGAAATAAAACATTAGTAGAAGGAGCAGCTGCTGCTTCATTAGCAGCACTTTTATCTGGAAAGATTAAAGTTGCTTATAATCATAAAGCTATTCCGGTTCTAAGTGGGGGCAATATAGATCTTTCAATGTTATCCAGAATTATAGATAAGATGCTTTTCAAGAATAAACGAATAGTCAAAGTGAAGGTAATAGTACCAGATAAACCTGGATATCTTAATAAAGTATTAAGTAGAGTAGCACAAATAAGAGGGAACGTTATCGATGTAGTTCATGATAGAACAAGCAGTGATGTTAAACCTGGTTATACTAAAATTTATGTAATGTTTGAAGTACCTAGTGGTGATGCTCTTTCAGATTTCATGTACAACTTAGCTTTAGATGGTATTGAGGCTAAATTAGTAGAATAG
- the radA gene encoding DNA repair and recombination protein RadA codes for MSSDGKKVKSLSDLPGVGQSILNKLIEAGYSSLEAVAVASPQDLSVAAGIPLTTAQRIIKEAREALDIRFKTALEVKKERINTKKITTGSQALDGLLGGGIETRTMTELFGEFGSGKTQLCHQLSVNVQLPLEKGGLGGKAVYIDTEGTFRWERIEAMSKAIGLEPDSAMNNIYYMRAINSDHQMAIVDDLQELISKDPAIKLVIVDSVTSHFRAEFPGRENLAVRQQKLNKHLHQLVRLAEMYDLAVIITNQVMARPDMFYGDPTVAVGGHTLYHVPGIRVQLKKSRGNKRIARIVDAPHLPEGEVVFAITEEGVRDAEE; via the coding sequence ATGTCTTCTGATGGGAAGAAAGTAAAAAGTCTCTCAGATCTTCCTGGAGTAGGACAGAGTATTCTTAACAAACTTATTGAAGCTGGGTATTCGTCATTAGAAGCAGTTGCTGTAGCTTCTCCTCAAGATTTGAGTGTAGCTGCAGGAATACCACTAACTACAGCCCAAAGAATAATTAAAGAGGCGAGAGAGGCTTTAGATATAAGATTTAAAACAGCCTTGGAAGTAAAGAAGGAGAGGATAAATACTAAGAAAATAACTACTGGTAGTCAAGCTTTAGACGGACTTTTAGGCGGAGGAATAGAGACAAGAACAATGACTGAACTCTTCGGAGAGTTTGGCTCTGGTAAAACTCAATTATGCCATCAGTTAAGTGTTAATGTTCAATTACCGTTAGAAAAAGGCGGATTAGGAGGTAAAGCTGTTTATATAGATACTGAGGGTACTTTTAGATGGGAAAGAATAGAAGCTATGTCAAAGGCTATAGGGTTAGAACCAGATAGTGCAATGAATAATATATATTATATGAGAGCGATTAACAGTGATCATCAAATGGCAATAGTTGATGATCTTCAAGAACTCATTAGCAAAGATCCAGCAATTAAACTAGTAATTGTAGATTCTGTAACTTCACACTTTAGGGCTGAATTCCCTGGGAGAGAAAATTTAGCTGTGAGACAGCAAAAATTAAACAAACACTTACATCAATTAGTAAGATTAGCGGAAATGTATGACCTTGCGGTTATAATAACAAATCAAGTTATGGCGAGGCCAGATATGTTTTATGGTGATCCTACAGTGGCTGTAGGTGGTCATACTCTATATCATGTTCCAGGTATAAGAGTTCAGCTTAAGAAAAGTAGAGGCAATAAAAGAATAGCTAGAATAGTTGATGCTCCTCATTTGCCAGAAGGAGAAGTAGTATTTGCGATTACGGAAGAGGGAGTAAGAGACGCTGAAGAGTAA
- a CDS encoding RsmB/NOP family class I SAM-dependent RNA methyltransferase — protein MVMTIENYVKKYNNLFTISPSLKAISLASKYKFLSYMVERYIKIMGEEETEDFLYSCSFPLKKSVRCNDLLIECNKLEKIMENKGFKLEKVSWLKHGYIVKQYPSKPSLGATIEYLSGYYYIQGLASMVPPYVLDPNENDLVLDMAAAPGSKTTQLAQLMKNKGLIVAVEKSRERIKSLYSNVNRMKIKNVVLLRADARILRKLNIPFNKILLDVPCSGEGLIPEDPSRKTKTTIEDLKIFFQNQLELIDIAYNILEPGGILVYSSCSIAPEENEAVVNYIIENYGAKTDKIYGYPATSGITEFNGIKFDESLRNCIRFYPHKSGTEGFFVCKIIKE, from the coding sequence ATGGTTATGACAATTGAAAATTATGTTAAAAAGTATAATAATTTATTTACAATCTCTCCTAGTTTAAAGGCTATTTCCCTCGCGTCGAAATATAAATTTCTATCTTATATGGTAGAACGATATATAAAAATTATGGGAGAAGAAGAAACAGAAGATTTTTTATATAGTTGTTCCTTTCCTTTAAAGAAAAGTGTAAGATGTAATGATCTTCTAATAGAATGCAATAAACTAGAAAAAATAATGGAAAATAAAGGATTTAAACTAGAAAAAGTTTCATGGTTAAAACATGGATATATAGTAAAACAGTATCCATCTAAGCCTAGTTTAGGTGCGACAATAGAATATTTATCTGGCTACTATTATATTCAAGGACTAGCATCGATGGTTCCTCCATACGTATTAGATCCAAATGAAAATGATCTTGTCCTTGATATGGCTGCTGCACCGGGGAGCAAAACTACACAACTAGCACAATTAATGAAAAATAAAGGATTAATAGTTGCCGTAGAAAAATCTAGGGAAAGAATTAAATCTCTTTACTCAAATGTAAATAGAATGAAAATTAAAAATGTTGTTTTACTTAGGGCAGACGCAAGAATATTGCGTAAATTAAATATACCATTTAATAAAATTCTGTTAGATGTTCCGTGCAGTGGTGAAGGTCTTATACCAGAAGATCCTTCAAGAAAAACTAAAACTACTATAGAGGATTTAAAAATATTTTTTCAAAATCAACTAGAACTTATAGATATTGCTTATAATATACTAGAACCAGGAGGCATATTAGTGTATTCTAGCTGTAGTATAGCCCCAGAGGAGAACGAAGCTGTTGTAAATTATATAATAGAAAATTATGGGGCAAAAACAGATAAAATTTATGGTTACCCTGCTACTAGCGGAATTACTGAATTTAATGGGATTAAATTTGACGAAAGTTTAAGAAATTGCATAAGGTTTTATCCTCATAAAAGTGGTACGGAGGGATTCTTTGTTTGCAAAATAATAAAGGAGTAA
- a CDS encoding nicotinamide-nucleotide adenylyltransferase, producing the protein MLRGLYPGRFQPFHLGHLSVIKWALQKVDELIIVIGSAQESHTLANPFTAGERIEMIRESLLEENIDLSSIYLIPVPDILMNNVWVSHVRSFSPNFDIVFARNPLVIRLFKEAGFEILIPPPYDREKYNSTLIRRLIIENSDEWKKLVPQKVAEYILKIRGDERLKAIAGIY; encoded by the coding sequence CTGCTTAGAGGTTTATACCCAGGAAGATTCCAACCATTCCACTTAGGTCATTTATCTGTTATCAAATGGGCGCTTCAGAAAGTTGATGAACTAATAATAGTTATAGGAAGCGCTCAAGAGAGTCATACGTTAGCAAATCCTTTTACTGCAGGAGAAAGGATAGAAATGATAAGGGAAAGTTTACTAGAAGAAAATATAGATCTATCTTCTATTTATCTAATTCCAGTCCCAGATATATTAATGAATAATGTATGGGTTTCGCATGTTAGATCTTTTTCGCCAAATTTTGATATAGTATTTGCGAGAAACCCGTTGGTAATTAGGTTATTTAAAGAGGCTGGATTCGAAATTCTTATTCCTCCTCCATATGATAGAGAAAAATACAACTCTACATTAATAAGACGATTAATAATTGAAAATAGCGACGAGTGGAAAAAATTAGTACCTCAGAAGGTAGCAGAGTATATCCTAAAAATAAGGGGAGATGAAAGACTTAAAGCAATAGCTGGAATTTATTAA
- a CDS encoding SAM hydrolase/SAM-dependent halogenase family protein: MEGVIRKINPNVDITYITPNAKEFNIYAGAYLLYTAYRYFKKGTIFLVVIDPGVGTERKALLIKTKNYYFIGPDNGVLYPSVEEDKIEKVIYINNPKLYLSKNISNTFHGRDIFSVAAAYLSLNVDINVFGSEINKNEIEKLSFLSNEMREDKNIIYCGKILYIDHFGNVATSIRIKATKNFKYLLKYKGNEYELFAVKTFGEGEQNKLLLYNNGYGFLEIGINKGNASIVINAKEGEDICLEVYTQEDSNHST; this comes from the coding sequence ATGGAAGGAGTAATAAGGAAAATAAATCCAAACGTAGATATTACATATATAACTCCAAATGCTAAAGAATTTAATATATACGCTGGAGCCTATTTATTATATACAGCATATCGGTATTTTAAGAAAGGAACTATATTTTTGGTAGTAATAGACCCTGGAGTTGGAACTGAAAGAAAAGCATTACTAATCAAAACTAAAAATTATTATTTTATAGGTCCAGATAATGGAGTTCTATACCCATCAGTAGAAGAAGATAAAATAGAAAAAGTAATATATATTAATAATCCAAAACTGTACCTATCTAAAAATATCTCTAATACATTTCATGGTAGGGATATATTCTCAGTAGCTGCTGCATATCTTTCATTAAATGTGGATATTAATGTTTTTGGAAGTGAGATTAATAAAAATGAAATAGAAAAATTATCATTTTTATCTAACGAAATGCGTGAAGATAAAAATATAATATATTGTGGCAAGATTCTCTATATAGATCATTTTGGAAATGTTGCCACTTCAATTAGAATTAAAGCCACTAAAAATTTTAAATACCTTCTCAAGTACAAGGGAAATGAATATGAACTATTTGCAGTAAAAACTTTTGGAGAAGGAGAGCAGAATAAATTACTCTTATACAATAATGGATATGGTTTCTTAGAAATAGGAATAAATAAAGGCAATGCCTCAATAGTTATTAATGCGAAAGAAGGTGAGGATATCTGCTTAGAGGTTTATACCCAGGAAGATTCCAACCATTCCACTTAG
- a CDS encoding hotdog domain-containing protein codes for MMKLETYYNVYPWHANHFGSLHGGIYMNWLIDTAGMLMSGISRGNYLLASVDYIYLFKPGKVGDVIRIIAEPLASWESSVEIKVKACIKRDNKEELGALGLTTYVAVDENNRPRPLPIKIGTNEEANKRKEKRLERKKKDAEDNEDLLPGMSFGRSYIRTIYPEHGFMNGILYAGKMYTMLDEALAIVAKLYSKGNVFTASAGYANFLTPVRIGDILEIQGAIEYTGNTSLDVGAKVFAINHYTGEKRLVTRTVFSFVAIDENGKPKPINKITPATEKEKRIFDERLKEREERIKLSKNIQESESCS; via the coding sequence ATGATGAAATTAGAAACATATTATAATGTATATCCTTGGCATGCTAATCATTTTGGTAGTTTACATGGCGGAATTTATATGAACTGGTTAATAGATACAGCGGGCATGTTAATGTCTGGTATAAGTAGAGGCAACTATTTGCTTGCATCAGTAGATTATATTTATCTTTTTAAACCTGGTAAAGTCGGTGACGTAATTAGAATTATAGCAGAACCTTTAGCTAGTTGGGAAAGCTCTGTAGAAATAAAAGTAAAGGCTTGTATAAAGAGGGATAATAAAGAAGAATTAGGAGCTTTAGGCTTAACTACATATGTAGCTGTAGATGAGAATAATAGACCTAGACCACTACCCATAAAAATTGGAACTAACGAAGAAGCAAATAAAAGGAAAGAAAAAAGATTAGAAAGAAAGAAAAAAGATGCTGAAGATAATGAAGACCTTTTACCCGGAATGAGCTTTGGAAGAAGTTATATAAGAACTATATATCCAGAACATGGTTTTATGAATGGAATATTGTACGCTGGAAAGATGTATACAATGTTAGATGAGGCATTAGCTATAGTAGCTAAATTATACTCTAAAGGTAATGTGTTTACTGCAAGTGCAGGCTATGCTAATTTTCTCACTCCGGTTAGAATTGGAGACATATTAGAAATTCAGGGGGCAATAGAATATACGGGTAATACTTCTTTGGATGTTGGAGCAAAAGTATTTGCTATTAATCATTACACTGGTGAAAAAAGACTAGTCACCAGAACAGTATTCTCTTTTGTCGCAATAGATGAAAATGGCAAACCAAAGCCAATAAACAAGATAACGCCAGCTACAGAAAAAGAAAAGAGAATATTTGATGAAAGATTAAAGGAAAGAGAAGAAAGAATAAAACTATCTAAAAACATTCAAGAAAGTGAGAGTTGTAGCTAA